One genomic window of Clostridioides sp. ES-S-0054-01 includes the following:
- a CDS encoding low molecular weight protein arginine phosphatase — protein sequence MNILIVCTGNTCRSPMAEAILKKAIEESGRNIEEYCISSAGISTVDGMNASKNSIEVLKELGIDLSNHKSKVITKELIDKSDIILTMTKSHKEILVQAVPKCKEKVYTFKGFVNENDADISDPFGGNLGTYRDTMNEIMYSVNEIVKKI from the coding sequence ATGAATATACTTATTGTATGTACAGGTAATACTTGTAGAAGCCCTATGGCTGAGGCTATATTAAAGAAGGCAATTGAAGAATCGGGAAGAAATATTGAAGAATATTGCATATCGTCAGCAGGTATATCTACAGTAGATGGTATGAACGCTTCTAAAAATTCTATAGAAGTGTTAAAAGAATTAGGGATAGACTTATCAAATCATAAAAGTAAAGTAATTACTAAGGAATTAATTGATAAATCAGATATAATACTAACAATGACTAAGTCTCATAAAGAAATTTTAGTACAAGCGGTTCCAAAATGCAAAGAAAAAGTGTATACTTTTAAAGGGTTTGTAAATGAAAATGATGCAGATATATCTGACCCATTTGGTGGAAATTTAGGTACTTATAGGGATACTATGAACGAAATAATGTATTCTGTCAACGAAATAGTAAAAAAAATATGA
- a CDS encoding threonylcarbamoyl-AMP synthase → MKTIISNIDINNIDYEEIRIQAKLLREGKTVIFPTETVYGLGANALDENAVKKIYEAKGRPSDNPLIVHIYEKDEVYDLAKDISDKAKLVIEKLWPGPITIILNKKDIIPYRTSGGLDTVAIRMPSNVIARAIIREAGVPIAAPSANISGRPSPTKAKHVYEEMNGRVDGIVLGGDSNFGLESTVLDLTEETPMILRPGSITKEVLEELLGEVKLDPSLSKNEDNQKAKAPGMKYKHYSPNADVYIISGKRENVATKINDMIKSNREKGLKTGVMCISRNREFYDGEVIDLGSSLEEIASNLFDALIEMDKKGIDVIYSEEFPKTGVGQAIMNRLLKSAGYKVIKA, encoded by the coding sequence ATGAAAACTATTATAAGTAATATTGATATAAATAATATTGATTATGAGGAAATAAGAATACAAGCAAAACTTCTTAGAGAAGGTAAGACAGTTATTTTTCCAACGGAGACAGTGTATGGTCTAGGTGCAAATGCGTTAGATGAAAATGCAGTAAAGAAAATTTATGAGGCTAAAGGAAGACCAAGTGATAATCCATTAATAGTACATATATATGAAAAAGACGAAGTCTATGATTTAGCCAAAGATATAAGTGATAAGGCTAAACTTGTTATAGAAAAGCTTTGGCCAGGACCTATAACAATAATATTAAATAAGAAAGATATAATCCCATATAGAACTAGTGGAGGGCTTGATACAGTTGCAATAAGGATGCCTTCTAATGTTATTGCCAGGGCAATAATAAGAGAAGCTGGTGTACCTATTGCAGCTCCTTCTGCAAATATCTCAGGTCGACCATCTCCAACAAAAGCAAAACACGTATATGAAGAGATGAATGGAAGAGTAGATGGAATAGTTTTAGGAGGAGATAGTAATTTTGGATTGGAGTCAACTGTATTAGACCTAACAGAAGAAACTCCTATGATATTGAGACCAGGAAGTATAACTAAGGAAGTTTTAGAAGAACTTCTTGGAGAAGTAAAGCTTGACCCATCATTAAGTAAAAATGAAGATAATCAAAAAGCTAAAGCTCCTGGAATGAAATATAAACACTATTCTCCAAATGCAGATGTATATATTATATCTGGAAAAAGAGAAAATGTAGCAACAAAGATTAATGATATGATAAAATCTAATAGAGAAAAAGGTCTAAAGACAGGTGTAATGTGTATTAGTAGAAACCGAGAGTTTTATGATGGGGAAGTAATAGATTTAGGAAGTTCTCTTGAAGAAATTGCAAGTAATCTGTTTGATGCCCTTATAGAAATGGATAAAAAGGGTATTGATGTCATATACTCAGAAGAGTTCCCTAAGACTGGAGTTGGACAAGCAATTATGAATAGACTACTGAAGTCAGCAGGGTACAAAGTAATAAAGGCTTAA
- a CDS encoding ZIP family metal transporter yields the protein MILKVTMIGLLAGVIGTGLGGVISAIFKREVDKYLNFFMGLSGGIMLAVVVFDLMKESMDKMGIINTVIFTFVGALITMYIKTKLDMSGSVASGYLIFISILLHNLPEGLAIGSSFMSTESLGITLAIVIGLHNIPEGLAMALGLVCNKMKLGKVILFTVIAGLPMGLGSFLGVYFGGVFTSLIGVFLATAGGTMMYVVLEEIFPNSKSVYCIIGFLLGTIIVNYI from the coding sequence ATGATACTAAAAGTAACAATGATTGGACTTTTGGCAGGTGTTATAGGGACAGGATTAGGAGGCGTAATATCAGCTATTTTTAAAAGAGAAGTTGATAAATATTTAAATTTCTTTATGGGACTATCTGGTGGAATAATGTTGGCTGTAGTGGTATTTGATTTGATGAAAGAATCAATGGACAAAATGGGGATAATCAATACAGTCATATTTACGTTTGTTGGAGCTCTCATAACTATGTACATAAAAACAAAATTGGATATGTCTGGAAGTGTGGCATCTGGATATCTTATATTCATAAGTATATTACTACATAATTTACCAGAGGGACTAGCTATTGGTTCTTCTTTTATGTCAACTGAAAGTTTGGGTATTACTCTTGCTATAGTTATAGGTCTACATAACATACCAGAAGGATTGGCTATGGCATTGGGATTAGTTTGTAATAAAATGAAACTAGGTAAAGTTATTTTATTTACTGTAATAGCTGGGTTGCCTATGGGTTTAGGAAGTTTTTTAGGTGTTTATTTTGGAGGAGTATTTACTTCTCTTATAGGTGTATTTCTTGCCACAGCAGGAGGTACAATGATGTATGTTGTATTGGAAGAAATTTTTCCGAATTCAAAAAGTGTGTATTGTATAATTGGTTTTTTGTTAGGTACAATAATTGTAAACTATATATAA